Proteins from a single region of Bacteroidota bacterium:
- the hutH gene encoding histidine ammonia-lyase, protein MAQAQHKISSTELSINDIEEIIFENRKLVLSDDAKTKIVKCRKYLDRKLKEYSEPIYGINTGFGALYNKSVSENDLGKLQRNLMVSHACGTGDVVPVEIVRLMLLLKIQGLSYGNSGVQLVTVERLVDFFNNNIFPVVYQQGSLGASGDLAPLAHLCLPLIGEGEVLFEGKVQPSKNILKKFGWKPIELQSKEGLALLNGTQFMSAYGLYCIMNSYQLASMADFVAEISLDAFDGRQEPFDKLIHKIRPHKGQIDVAENMRNILKGSQMIKRRKEHVQDPYSFRCIPQVHGASRDAINYAAGVILTEINSVTDNPTVFPDEDKVISAGNFHGQPLALAMDFLAIALAELGNISERRTYLLISGQRGLPPFLAGNPGLNSGFMIPQYTAASIVSQNKQYCTPASVDSIVSSNGQEDHVSMGANSATKLFKVVQNVYTILGIELMTGAQALEFRKPLQSSRMIEEFVAAYRKSVPFIEEDVVMYPLMKQSEEFLKNL, encoded by the coding sequence ATGGCACAAGCACAGCACAAGATCAGCAGCACAGAACTTTCGATAAATGATATCGAAGAAATTATTTTCGAGAACCGAAAGCTGGTCCTTTCCGATGATGCAAAAACGAAGATCGTTAAGTGCAGAAAATATCTTGACCGTAAACTCAAAGAATATAGTGAGCCTATCTACGGTATCAATACCGGTTTCGGTGCGCTTTACAATAAATCCGTTTCTGAAAATGATCTTGGAAAACTTCAGCGTAATCTCATGGTTTCACATGCGTGTGGCACCGGAGATGTAGTACCGGTTGAGATCGTACGTTTGATGTTGCTTCTGAAGATTCAGGGATTGTCATATGGAAATTCCGGAGTTCAGCTTGTGACTGTTGAGCGATTGGTTGACTTCTTCAATAATAATATTTTTCCAGTAGTATATCAGCAAGGTTCGCTTGGGGCTTCCGGTGATCTTGCGCCACTCGCTCATCTTTGTCTGCCATTGATCGGAGAGGGAGAGGTTTTGTTTGAAGGAAAAGTTCAACCTTCGAAAAATATTTTAAAGAAATTCGGCTGGAAGCCAATTGAGCTTCAGTCAAAAGAAGGATTAGCGTTACTGAATGGAACACAATTCATGTCGGCATATGGCCTGTATTGTATTATGAATTCATATCAGCTTGCTTCAATGGCTGATTTTGTTGCGGAAATTTCTCTCGATGCATTTGATGGCCGGCAAGAACCTTTTGATAAATTAATTCACAAGATCAGACCTCACAAAGGTCAGATCGATGTGGCTGAGAATATGAGAAATATTCTGAAAGGCAGTCAGATGATCAAACGCCGCAAAGAACATGTGCAGGATCCGTATTCATTTCGTTGCATTCCACAGGTGCATGGAGCTTCGCGCGATGCTATAAACTATGCTGCTGGTGTTATCCTGACAGAGATTAATTCTGTCACAGACAATCCAACTGTTTTTCCTGACGAAGATAAAGTGATCTCAGCAGGGAATTTTCATGGACAACCTTTAGCTCTTGCTATGGATTTTCTTGCCATCGCACTTGCTGAGCTTGGAAATATTTCCGAAAGACGAACTTATTTATTAATTTCAGGTCAACGTGGATTACCGCCTTTTTTAGCAGGTAATCCGGGTTTAAATTCGGGTTTTATGATTCCGCAGTATACTGCTGCGTCAATTGTTAGTCAGAATAAGCAATATTGTACCCCTGCTTCAGTTGATAGCATTGTATCCAGCAATGGCCAGGAAGATCATGTCAGCATGGGCGCGAATTCTGCTACTAAATTATTTAAGGTGGTGCAAAATGTTTATACCATTCTGGGAATTGAGCTAATGACAGGAGCACAGGCTCTGGAGTTTAGAAAACCATTACAAAGTTCCAGAATGATTGAAGAATTTGTAGCAGCTTACCGTAAGTCTGTTCCATTTATTGAAGAAGATGTAGTAATGTATCCATTGATGAAGCAAAGCGAGGAGTTTCTGAAGAACCTGTAA
- a CDS encoding histidine--tRNA ligase, which produces MSKPSIPKGTRDFSPNEMRRRNYIFDTIRTIYSRYGFEQIETPSMENLSSLEGKYGEEGDKLLFRILNSGEVVDQIKKANGNVTMRDIAEKGLRYDLTVPFARYVVMNQNDISFPFKRFQIQPVWRADRPQKGRYREFFQCDADVIGSNSLLNEIELISIISDVFENLKFGVTIKLNNRKVLAGIAELIGASDKIIDITVAIDKLDKIGIEKVIDELKSKEISDRSIELLKPIIDLKGTNEEKLNVLSEVLSDSEIGKKGIEELREILSGSTDIPPMCVLELDITLARGLNYYTGAIIEVKANDTRTTFTGSICGGGRYDDLTGIFGLPNMSGVGISFGADRIYDVIEEINAFPDFSNVSTRLMFVNFGIAEATYCLSIARQLRKLNINTEVYPDDAKMKKQMAYADKKNIPFVGLIGSEEMSSGNLTIKNMKTGEQVKITAEQLPDLIS; this is translated from the coding sequence ATGTCAAAACCAAGTATACCAAAAGGCACAAGGGACTTTTCTCCGAATGAAATGCGCCGGCGGAATTATATTTTCGATACTATCCGGACCATTTATTCTCGCTATGGTTTCGAACAGATAGAAACACCTTCTATGGAAAACCTTTCTTCACTGGAAGGAAAGTATGGGGAGGAAGGAGATAAGTTGCTGTTCAGAATTTTGAATTCAGGTGAAGTAGTGGATCAGATAAAGAAGGCCAATGGAAATGTTACAATGCGTGACATTGCAGAAAAAGGACTTCGTTATGATCTGACTGTTCCTTTTGCGCGTTATGTTGTAATGAATCAGAATGATATTTCTTTTCCATTCAAAAGATTTCAGATCCAGCCGGTGTGGCGCGCTGATCGTCCGCAGAAAGGAAGATACCGCGAATTCTTTCAATGTGATGCTGATGTTATTGGTTCAAATTCTTTACTGAATGAAATTGAATTGATCTCAATCATCAGTGATGTATTTGAGAATTTGAAGTTCGGTGTAACGATAAAACTCAATAACAGAAAAGTACTTGCAGGAATAGCAGAATTAATTGGCGCTTCAGATAAAATAATTGACATCACTGTTGCTATTGATAAACTTGATAAGATCGGTATAGAAAAAGTAATTGATGAATTAAAGTCAAAGGAAATTTCTGATCGTTCGATAGAATTATTAAAACCGATCATTGACCTTAAAGGCACGAACGAAGAAAAACTAAATGTACTTTCTGAAGTATTGTCTGATTCGGAGATCGGTAAAAAAGGAATCGAAGAACTCCGTGAAATTCTGTCAGGATCTACGGATATCCCGCCAATGTGTGTGCTTGAACTGGACATTACATTAGCACGTGGATTGAACTATTACACAGGAGCGATCATAGAAGTGAAAGCAAATGATACCCGGACGACTTTTACCGGTAGCATCTGTGGAGGTGGACGATATGATGACCTCACCGGAATTTTTGGTTTACCAAATATGTCAGGTGTAGGGATTTCTTTCGGAGCAGACAGGATCTACGATGTAATTGAAGAGATCAATGCATTTCCTGATTTCAGTAATGTGTCGACACGATTGATGTTTGTCAATTTTGGAATTGCGGAGGCAACTTATTGTTTAAGCATTGCACGACAATTACGGAAGTTGAATATCAATACTGAAGTTTATCCTGATGATGCTAAAATGAAAAAGCAAATGGCTTATGCGGATAAGAAAAATATTCCATTTGTAGGTTTGATCGGTTCCGAAGAAATGTCTTCCGGAAATCTGACTATAAAAAATATGAAAACAGGAGAACAAGTAAAAATAACTGCAGAGCAGCTTCCTGATTTAATTTCTTGA